The sequence AGCTGCCACCGTTACGTCGCAATCACATCTGGTCCTATGACTTCGTGACCCGTAGGACCGATGACGGCCGCGCGGTGCGGGTGCTGAACGTGATCGATGAGTTCACCCGTGTCGCGCTCGGGTCGTGGGTGGCCAGGTCGATCGGTGCCGTCCATGTCCAACGTCACTTGGAGGTCCTCTTCGAACGTCACGGGAAGCCTTCGTTGATCCGAGCCGACAACGGCCGGGAGTTCGTGGCCGACTCCCTGCGTGAGTGGCTGACCGAGCAAGGCGTTCGGGCGGTGTTCGTGGCCAAGGCCTCGCCGCAGCAGAACGGGTACATCGAACGCTTCAACGGCACGATGTCGCGGGAGCTGTTCGGGCACGAGATCTACCACTCGGTCCTGGAAGTTCGACACGTCGTCAACGAGTGGACGCAGATGTACAACACCCGCCGACCCCACCGGGGATTGGGTGGCAAGACCCCAGCGGCGTACGCGAAGATGTACCCCGACACAGTCGATCCCGAAGAGGATGGTGGTTGCCCGTGAGAGGGACTACCACCACTGCGCCTGGACCAGTCCGATCGCAGCCCAGGATCGGAGAGTCAGCCCGGAAGTCTCACACCGGGCGGACCAGAAAACAGGGGCCGGACATGGGACTCCTGCTCGGAGGGTTTAAGCAGTACTGCTTCGTCGTGGCGATCGACGACACAAACGGAAACCTGACCGCAGGCACGACCGAGACCACTACCACTGGTCGTGCACTACAAACGCCCGGAGTTGGGGTCTCGCTGAGTGGAGGGCCGTCGAGTGCTCGGACCGTCGACCAACAGGGAGGTCCGTTCTACTACGGCGGCGGGTCGGCGGAGATACGTTCCCACGTCAGCGTCGGCGGCGGCGGCTACTACGGTACGAATCCGTGTGCGCCGGGAGGATTTGTTGCAGGTTACGAGGGTTCCGTTGGGACGGGCCTTGGGCCTAGCTTTGAGGTCCACGGAGGAGTCAGCAACACGACTACACACACGTTCCTGAGCGTTCCACTAGTACCGTTGCTTCAGGGGATCATGACGTCTCCGTCGACGGTAGTGACCAGTATGTGGGGTTTGGTTGGTGGCTTCCTATGAGGCGGACGTATGTAGGTGGCTTGTGGATGTCGGTGTGGATGAGACTCAGCTGGCCACTTGTTCGCCTCCAGGCCACGGAGGACCGGATCACGTTCGAGGCGCGCTTCGGAATCGGCATCTTCCTCGGGCCATGGATTGTTAAGAAAGAGGAGATCTCCGCGATCCGCATGAACCCTTCGTGGGGCGACATCGAGATTCACTTCCGAGAGCCGAGGCGGACCTTTCTTTTCAGTTCAAAGAAGTACACATTCGGATCGCCGGTGTTCCGTCCGGCCGAGTTGCTCTCAGAGCTCCACAGTCTCGGGTACCCGGTCGAACTCGGACACTGATGGTAGCCAGCCCTAGCGGTGTCCCAAATGTGCTGTGCTCGACATTCCGGTTACCCGCGTGTCCTACCCCCGATTTTCGGTCCACATCTCGCGTGGGTGCTCGAAACGTTGAGAGTGCTGTGGAGGTGTGTGATGGCTGCAGTTGAGCGGTTCATTTTGGGTTACCGAGGGTGCACGATTTTAGGATTTGTCCGGCCCCTGTTTTCTGGTCCGCCCGGTGTGAGACTTCCGGGCTGACTCTCCGATCCTGGGCTGCGATCGGACTGGTCCAGGCGCAGTGGTGGTAGTCCCTCTCACGGGCAACCACCATCCTCTTCGGGATCGACTGTGTCGGGGTACATCTTCGCGTACGCCGCTGGGGTCTTGCCACCCAATCCCCGGTGGGGTCGGCGGGTGTTGTACATCTGCGTCCACTCGTTGACGACGTGTCGAACTTCCAGGACCGAGTGGTAGATCTCGTGCCCGAACAGCTCCCGCGACATCGTGCCGTTGAAGCGTTCGATGTACCCGTTCTGCTGCGGCGAGGCCTTGGCCACGAACACCGCCCGAACGCCTTGCTCGGTCAGCCACTCACGCAGGGAGTCGGCCACGAACTCCCGGCCGTTGTCGGCTCGGATCAACGAAGGCTTCCCGTGACGTTCGAAGAGGACCTCCAAGTGACGTTGGACATGGACGGCACCGATCGACCTGGCCACCCACGACCCGAGCGCGACACGGGTGAACTCATCGATCACGTTCAGCACCCGCACCGCGCGGCCGTCATCGGTCCTACGGGTCACGAAGTCATAGGACCAGATGTGATTGCGACGTAACGGTGGCAGCTTCCACAACGAGTTCTCGTCGTCCCCACGTGCCTTCTGACCTGCATCTTTGCTCCGTCGTGGGGGCACTTGGAGCCCTTCTTGGCGCCACAACCGCTCGATGCGTTTCCGGTTGATCTCCCAGCCTTCCTCGACCAAGAGTGCGTGGATGATCCGGTAGCCCCACTTCGGATGCCGACCGGCCAGCTTGGTCATCCGCGCGACCAAATGAGCTTCGAAATCCGACGGCACCGGGGCGTAACGGTTGGAGGATCGGGGCTGCCCGACAAGACGACACGCACGCCGTTCACTGACCTTGAACTTCTTCTCAAGGTGAGCCACCGCATCGCGTCGACGAGCCGGGCTTAGAAGTTTCCCTTGGACAGGTCCTTCAACATCGAGATGTCCAACGCCTGCTCAGCAACGATCCGCTTCAGCCGGGCGTTCTCCTGTTCCAGCGTCTTGAGCCGGATCGCCTCGTCCTCCTTCAACGCCCCGTACTTCGAACGCCACCGATAGAACGTCTGCTCGCTGACGCCGAGCCGTTTACACACCTGCGGAATCGTCGCGCCTTGGCCCTGGAGCTTCTCCGCATCCCGCAACTTCGCCACGATCTGCTCAGGCGACAACCTCTTCGCCGCAGCCATCACTGACACCGGTCCTCTCACTCATGGATGGATCCTCACAAGTTTTGGACCAGTTTTCGGGGGGCCGGACAGTAACAAGATCGTCGGCTACTCCATCGACTCACGGATGAAGTCGAGCCTGGCCGCGTCTGCGATGCGCAACGCGATCGCGCTGCGATCACCGGTCGCGACGGTGTGCCATTCGGACAGAGGCGGTCAATTTCGCGCGAAACGGGTTCAGCGACTGCTCGCGAACAACGGGCTCGTCGGATCGATGGGCCGCTCCTACGGTGCCGGCGACAACGCCTTCATGGAGAGCTTCTTCTCCCTGCTCCAGAAGAACGTCCTCAACACCAGGCGGTGGGAAACCCGGGAGGAACTGCGCCAGGCGATCGTGACCTGGATCGAAACCAAGTACAACCGTCGACGTCGTCAACGCGGCCTCGGGAAGCTCACCCCGGTCGAGTTTGAGATGATCTACCAGGCCGCAGAAGCGGCCTGATCAACGCAAACCCTGCGTGTCAACCAAAGCGGGGGCAGACCCTCGCGGCAAAAGAGTGCACTTGGGCTTAGCCGGGCGAGCACTGCCGATTGCAGATTGCGGCAATGGTCGGGGTTGAGCGACCTTGGCTCTAGAACCCGCCCTTCTGATGCTGAGCCTGATGGTCGGTTCATGCTCTCGGGCGCGTAGGAGATGTCGCGGTTTCCGTGCTCCACCCCCGTCTTGTTGGCGGAGTTGTGCGTGGTCGTCTTAGGCTGCTGAGGTAGCTATTTTGGGGTGGGAGAGTAGATGCGCAAGGGATGTGGTTTCGCACGGCGGCGGCTGGCCTTGGCGCGCACTGTTAGTGCCGTGGCGGCGAGCCTGTTTGCTGCTGGGCTTGCGTTGACGATCGAACCCTCGACCCTCGGAGCCAGCGCACTGACTAGTTCGCTGACAGCACCCGCCATCGCACAGGGCGGCCGGGTGAACATTCATGGGGGCGTGCTTCACCGGACCGGCTGCCTGCGCCCGGTCGTCGTGCAACAGCACGCGTCGGGTGCTTGGCGTCCAATCGCGCAGGCGAACGCGACCGTGAACGGCTACTTCTCGATCGCATTGCCGACCTCTCACGTCGGCACGTTTTCGTTTCGAGCGGTGGCTCCGGGGCGGTGTGGCTATGCGGCGGCGTTTGGATCACCGCTATCGCTGAACGTGACTGTACCGATGCCACCGAGGCCAGCGAACCCGATCACACATGCAACGGCATCACCTACTGATCCAGGAGTGGCTGTCCAACTTGTGTGGACGCCGACAACTATCGGCGCAACTCAGATAGTGATCCGACGTGTCTCCGGATCAACTCCCGCGTCGTCGCCCGTTCAGGGGACATTGGTTGACACGTTGACTCCCGCCGATCAGACGGTCGGTAGCTTTATTGACACGCAGGGTCTGACTCCCGGCGGAACCTATTCATATTCTTGGTTCTATCAGGACTCGACCGGCGCGTGGTCTCCGCCGGTCTCGGCAACCGCCGTCGCCTCTGCGCCCCCAGCGGGCTTTAGTTGGACCCCCGGGGCCGTACTGGAGCCAATGACGTCGGCCGCCCGAGGGTTCTCGTGCGCTACCACCAATTTTTGCATGGCTACCAACGGGCACTCTTACTACACGTTCAATGGCACTGCGTGGAGTTCCCCGGCAACCTTCCCCCTCGACGTCCCTTCTATGACCGCGTCGGCGCTTGGCCCCACCGGTGAGCTCCTCAGCTGCGGCAGCCCCACCTTCTGCGTCGCTGTGGGTGCCGACCAGATGTCGATTTGGGACGGGACCTCCTGGGCGCCTGCCACCTCGCTCGATTCGATCTTTCCCACGAACGTCAGCCTTTCCGGCCCGGACGTCCACGCTCGGGCTGCGGGGCTGTCGTGCGTGTCGGCAACCTGGTGCATGCTGGTGAACGAGGACCTTCAGTCGGCGATTTGGGACGGCTCGACCTGGACGACACTCGCCTCAATCAGACCGGGTGAGAACGCTTTTGCCATGGGCCTGTGGTGCAATTCCCCGACCGCATGCATTCTTGATGGTTTCGATTCGATCGATGCCGCATGGAACGGGTCCACTTGGACCAACCTCGGGCCCTCCATCGGCCTCGCCGCTGACGCCT comes from Nocardioides baekrokdamisoli and encodes:
- a CDS encoding transposase, whose amino-acid sequence is MAAAKRLSPEQIVAKLRDAEKLQGQGATIPQVCKRLGVSEQTFYRWRSKYGALKEDEAIRLKTLEQENARLKRIVAEQALDISMLKDLSKGNF
- a CDS encoding IS3 family transposase, with amino-acid sequence MAHLEKKFKVSERRACRLVGQPRSSNRYAPVPSDFEAHLVARMTKLAGRHPKWGYRIIHALLVEEGWEINRKRIERLWRQEGLQVPPRRSKDAGQKARGDDENSLWKLPPLRRNHIWSYDFVTRRTDDGRAVRVLNVIDEFTRVALGSWVARSIGAVHVQRHLEVLFERHGKPSLIRADNGREFVADSLREWLTEQGVRAVFVAKASPQQNGYIERFNGTMSRELFGHEIYHSVLEVRHVVNEWTQMYNTRRPHRGLGGKTPAAYAKMYPDTVDPEEDGGCP
- a CDS encoding IS3 family transposase, with amino-acid sequence MAHLEKKFKVSERRACRLVGQPRSSNRYAPVPSDFEAHLVARMTKLAGRHPKWGYRIIHALLVEEGWEINRKRIERLWRQEGLQVPPRRSKDAGQKARGDDENSLWKLPPLRRNHIWSYDFVTRRTDDGRAVRVLNVIDEFTRVALGSWVARSIGAVHVQRHLEVLFERHGKPSLIRADNGREFVADSLREWLTEQGVRAVFVAKASPQQNGYIERFNGTMSRELFGHEIYHSVLEVRHVVNEWTQMYNTRRPHRGLGGKTPAAYAKMYPDTVDPEEDGGCP